One Lysinibacillus fusiformis genomic window carries:
- the opp4B gene encoding oligopeptide ABC transporter permease: MLQYTLRRLLGMIPLLLLISVVVFFLAKMMPGDPFGGEIDPSNTNPQYIEEMREKLGYNDPIIVQYGRWVTDFVQGDFGKSTVYKKPVMEVITQRIPNTIFLAITSLIFTYIFAFIMGMYAGRKPYTLGDNVIASYNYLALAIPSFVAGIVAIYFFSFKLGWFPFSGSVGVGLEEGTWAYYQSRLHHVLLPALVLGLMGTASYTQFLRNDIIENSRKDFVRTARAKGTKESKIYNKHILRNSIIPIVTFLGFDIATLISGAVITETIFTYPGIGALFLSSVGSRDYAVMMSITMLLSFLTLFGNLIADLLYGVVDPRIRLD; the protein is encoded by the coding sequence ATGCTTCAATACACACTTCGAAGACTACTCGGCATGATTCCATTGTTACTCCTTATTTCAGTAGTTGTGTTCTTCTTAGCAAAAATGATGCCAGGAGATCCGTTTGGGGGAGAAATTGATCCATCAAATACAAACCCACAATACATCGAAGAAATGAGAGAAAAATTAGGCTATAATGATCCAATTATCGTGCAATATGGAAGATGGGTTACTGATTTTGTTCAAGGGGACTTTGGAAAATCAACGGTCTATAAAAAACCTGTAATGGAAGTTATTACACAACGAATTCCTAATACAATATTTCTGGCCATAACGTCATTAATTTTCACGTATATTTTTGCTTTTATCATGGGCATGTATGCGGGGAGAAAACCTTATACACTCGGTGATAATGTAATTGCTTCCTATAATTATTTAGCATTAGCAATCCCTTCATTTGTAGCAGGAATTGTTGCCATTTATTTTTTCTCGTTTAAATTAGGCTGGTTCCCATTCAGCGGCTCAGTAGGTGTTGGGTTAGAGGAGGGAACATGGGCGTATTACCAAAGCAGGCTTCATCACGTGTTATTACCTGCCCTCGTTTTAGGATTAATGGGAACAGCTTCCTATACGCAATTTTTACGTAACGATATTATTGAAAATAGTAGAAAAGATTTTGTAAGGACAGCAAGAGCAAAAGGAACGAAAGAATCTAAAATTTATAATAAGCATATTTTAAGGAATTCGATTATTCCAATCGTTACATTTCTTGGTTTTGATATCGCCACTTTAATCAGTGGTGCGGTGATTACAGAAACGATTTTTACTTATCCGGGAATAGGTGCACTTTTCTTATCCTCCGTGGGTAGTAGAGATTATGCAGTAATGATGTCGATAACTATGTTACTTTCATTCTTAACACTTTTTGGGAATTTAATAGCAGATTTATTATATGGTGTAGTAGATCCGCGAATTAGACTAGATTAA
- a CDS encoding oligopeptide ABC transporter substrate-binding protein, translating to MKKKSFFLLTLLLTLVLALAACSGGSKESSKDGKDSGKKTESRSFPMEVENEGEPIKGGVLQAALPSTSPFKGIFLQELYTDSNDSSIMKFASNIIFENDGDFLVTDEGLATLKVDADANKAIVKIRENVKWSDGEPFTIDDVIFSYEIIGHPDYDGVRYDDDFQNIVGAEEYHDKKADTISGLKRVDDHTLEISFKSISPAIYSGGDGLWSSAAPKHQLKDIPVKEMVSSDAVRVNPVTLGAFKFDKIVNGESVKFVKNEHYWKGEPKLDGVVVKVVSPETLPKALNSGTYDITVGSFPGSKITQIENSKNLAILSRPQLAYSYLSFKLGKFDKSKGINITDENAKLSDPKLRQALAYAIDVEGVNEKLSNGIHTRATTLIPPAFASFHTKDMQGFTHDATKAKQLLDETGYKDVDGDGIREDKDGKPFTIKLGAQGGTEVLESTIEYYRQNWKEVGINVELASGRLMEFNSFSDKLKKDDPEIEMFFGSWGTGTNPSPKGLYGEGTLFNYSRFVSPELSAILDDIDSKESIDLNHRKDAFRKFEEYMFEQATTIPTVAITEIIPVNKRVKNYNVDYANETQYQDIELTADAPLKN from the coding sequence ATGAAGAAAAAAAGTTTTTTTCTGCTGACTTTACTATTGACACTAGTTTTAGCACTAGCAGCATGTAGTGGTGGAAGCAAAGAATCTTCAAAAGATGGCAAAGATTCTGGTAAGAAAACAGAATCTCGTAGTTTCCCAATGGAAGTAGAGAATGAAGGAGAACCGATTAAAGGTGGTGTTTTACAAGCAGCTTTACCAAGCACATCACCGTTCAAGGGTATTTTCTTACAAGAACTCTACACAGATAGTAATGACTCATCGATTATGAAATTTGCAAGTAACATTATTTTTGAAAATGACGGTGACTTTTTAGTAACGGATGAAGGTCTTGCAACTCTAAAGGTCGACGCAGATGCAAATAAAGCAATTGTAAAAATACGTGAAAATGTAAAATGGTCTGATGGAGAGCCATTTACAATCGACGATGTTATCTTCTCTTATGAAATTATCGGTCATCCTGATTATGATGGTGTACGTTATGATGATGATTTCCAAAATATTGTTGGTGCTGAAGAGTACCATGATAAGAAAGCAGATACAATTTCGGGTTTAAAACGAGTAGATGATCATACATTAGAAATTTCGTTTAAATCAATTTCACCAGCAATTTACAGCGGTGGTGATGGATTATGGAGTTCAGCTGCACCAAAACATCAATTAAAAGATATTCCAGTGAAAGAAATGGTAAGCTCTGATGCGGTGCGTGTAAACCCGGTAACTTTAGGGGCTTTCAAGTTCGATAAAATTGTTAATGGTGAGTCAGTAAAATTCGTTAAAAATGAACACTATTGGAAGGGTGAACCTAAACTCGACGGTGTTGTAGTAAAAGTAGTTTCACCAGAAACATTACCGAAAGCATTAAATTCAGGAACCTACGACATAACTGTTGGTAGTTTCCCAGGTTCTAAGATTACACAAATTGAAAATTCAAAGAACTTAGCAATTCTATCGCGCCCACAATTAGCTTATAGCTATTTGAGCTTCAAGCTAGGTAAATTTGATAAATCAAAAGGAATTAACATAACAGATGAAAATGCAAAATTAAGTGATCCAAAATTACGTCAAGCATTAGCTTATGCAATCGATGTAGAAGGTGTTAACGAAAAATTAAGTAATGGTATTCATACACGTGCGACAACGTTAATTCCTCCAGCATTCGCATCATTCCATACAAAAGATATGCAAGGCTTCACTCATGATGCTACAAAGGCGAAACAATTATTAGATGAAACAGGCTATAAAGATGTTGATGGCGACGGCATTCGTGAAGACAAAGATGGTAAACCATTTACAATTAAATTAGGTGCACAAGGAGGTACTGAGGTTCTAGAATCTACTATTGAATACTACCGCCAAAACTGGAAAGAAGTCGGTATCAATGTTGAATTAGCTTCTGGCCGTCTAATGGAGTTTAACTCATTTAGCGATAAACTTAAAAAAGATGACCCAGAGATTGAAATGTTCTTTGGTTCATGGGGTACAGGAACAAATCCATCTCCAAAAGGTTTATATGGTGAGGGTACATTATTCAACTACTCACGTTTTGTATCACCTGAATTATCTGCAATTTTAGATGATATCGATTCTAAAGAATCTATAGATTTAAATCATCGAAAAGATGCATTCAGAAAGTTTGAAGAGTATATGTTTGAACAGGCTACAACAATTCCAACTGTAGCAATTACTGAGATAATTCCAGTTAATAAACGTGTTAAGAACTATAATGTTGACTATGCAAATGAAACTCAATATCAAGACATCGAGTTAACTGCTGATGCTCCATTAAAAAACTAA
- a CDS encoding ABC transporter permease, which yields MDKTEEKKLEEQHRPAVGLQVVWREFKKDKVAMFSLIFITLLIAAVFITSFIIDVEEVMKVKLLGRFAEPGVDGYILGADDAGRDIFGQLIIGAKNSLIIAICITIIAAVIGIAMGLITGYYAGKVDLVIMRIMDFIMILPTFMITIAIVSTLDKYSPIHIVILLSIFAWIGKARLIRSKTLTEAHRDYVSASKTMGTSDFKIMFREVLPNLSSIIIVNLTLSLAGNMGAETGLSFLGYGLPPSTPSLGTLVSYARDPEILVDKWWIWLPAALFILVMMLGINYVGQALRRSADSRQRLG from the coding sequence ATGGATAAAACAGAAGAGAAAAAATTAGAAGAACAACATCGCCCAGCTGTAGGTTTACAAGTCGTTTGGCGCGAGTTCAAAAAAGATAAAGTAGCGATGTTTTCATTAATATTTATAACATTATTAATAGCAGCAGTATTTATTACTAGCTTTATTATTGATGTTGAAGAAGTAATGAAAGTTAAATTACTAGGTCGTTTTGCGGAGCCGGGGGTAGATGGATACATTTTAGGAGCTGATGATGCAGGGCGCGATATTTTTGGACAACTAATTATCGGAGCGAAAAACTCTTTAATTATTGCTATATGTATTACGATTATTGCAGCAGTTATCGGTATAGCTATGGGTTTAATCACTGGCTATTACGCAGGTAAAGTTGACCTTGTTATTATGCGAATTATGGATTTCATTATGATTTTACCTACTTTTATGATTACGATTGCAATTGTTTCAACGCTCGATAAATATTCACCTATACACATCGTAATATTATTAAGTATATTTGCTTGGATTGGGAAAGCAAGGCTCATTCGTAGTAAAACGTTAACTGAGGCTCATCGAGATTATGTAAGTGCTTCAAAAACGATGGGTACAAGTGATTTTAAAATTATGTTTAGAGAAGTTCTACCAAACTTAAGCTCTATTATTATCGTTAACTTGACATTAAGTCTAGCTGGTAATATGGGTGCTGAAACGGGTCTTTCATTTTTAGGGTATGGCTTACCACCTTCAACACCAAGTTTAGGTACTCTAGTAAGCTATGCAAGAGATCCTGAGATTTTAGTAGATAAATGGTGGATTTGGTTACCTGCAGCATTATTTATTTTAGTAATGATGCTTGGTATAAATTATGTTGGTCAAGCGTTACGACGTTCGGCTGACTCAAGACAACGATTAGGTTAA
- the opp4A gene encoding oligopeptide ABC transporter substrate-binding protein — translation MKKSALWAFMLMLVMALFLAACNSDTTTTKKAGEKDKEEPASTTTEAKEGGVVTFGTDQAPEGVFDPAYAGSIVDSYIQNFSMDGIYDVNDDLEYVPNIAKWDISEDKLTYTFTFEKGVKWHNGEELTVDDWVFALETLADPAYDGERYNYAENIKGAKAKKEGKADSIEGIEVVDPYTVKITFEEVKINNLENIWQYPMPKKHYEGIAIKDLGESKQVRENPVGLGPFKVKKVVDGEYSELERFDDYWKGKPQLDGVIVKVIDPSLAAGAFQNGEIDIMDIRPQSVKELSALDNVRIEETPGVSYSYIGLRFGHRDKAALTNVADFDKFKSKELRQALLYAINRPAMIDAFLEGKAEVANTVIPRTFWIAAEESELNQYEFNQDKAKELLKSAGYVDKDGDGFVEDPQGQPFKISFGHYAGPAAFEGRSQAIIQAWNDIGVKTELATGTLIEFNLYNEMKNNDDAALEAFFGSWSTGADPDPSGLWANDAEWNYGRWVDAENKRLLKEGLSEKAFEKEYRKNVYVEWQKYFNEEMPALPLWENLDLYGINNRLQGVHINAVGFQTDVHKWHVAE, via the coding sequence ATGAAAAAATCAGCATTATGGGCTTTCATGCTTATGCTAGTTATGGCATTATTCCTAGCAGCATGTAATAGCGACACAACTACAACTAAAAAAGCGGGAGAGAAAGATAAGGAAGAACCAGCATCAACAACTACTGAGGCAAAAGAGGGTGGCGTCGTTACATTTGGTACTGACCAAGCGCCTGAAGGTGTATTTGATCCTGCCTATGCAGGAAGTATTGTTGATAGTTATATCCAGAACTTTTCAATGGACGGCATCTATGATGTAAATGATGATTTAGAATATGTGCCAAATATAGCAAAATGGGATATTAGTGAAGATAAACTAACGTATACGTTCACTTTCGAAAAAGGTGTAAAGTGGCATAATGGTGAGGAGTTAACAGTAGATGACTGGGTATTTGCCTTGGAAACCTTAGCAGACCCAGCTTATGATGGTGAGCGTTATAATTATGCTGAAAACATTAAAGGGGCAAAGGCAAAAAAAGAGGGGAAGGCTGATTCAATTGAAGGAATTGAAGTAGTTGACCCATACACGGTTAAAATCACTTTTGAAGAAGTTAAAATTAACAATTTAGAAAATATTTGGCAATATCCAATGCCAAAGAAACACTATGAAGGCATTGCTATTAAGGATTTAGGTGAATCCAAGCAAGTTCGTGAAAATCCTGTTGGCTTAGGGCCATTTAAAGTGAAGAAGGTTGTTGATGGAGAGTATTCTGAATTAGAGCGTTTTGATGATTACTGGAAAGGTAAACCACAGCTTGATGGAGTAATTGTAAAGGTAATTGATCCGTCGTTAGCTGCTGGTGCGTTCCAAAACGGCGAAATTGATATCATGGATATTAGACCGCAATCGGTAAAAGAGCTTTCAGCATTAGATAATGTTCGTATCGAAGAAACGCCAGGAGTAAGCTACTCTTATATTGGGCTTCGATTTGGTCACCGAGATAAAGCTGCACTTACAAATGTAGCAGACTTTGATAAATTCAAATCAAAAGAATTACGTCAAGCATTATTGTATGCAATTAACCGTCCAGCAATGATCGATGCTTTCTTAGAAGGAAAAGCTGAAGTTGCGAATACTGTTATTCCACGTACTTTCTGGATTGCTGCTGAAGAATCTGAATTAAACCAATACGAATTTAATCAAGATAAGGCTAAAGAGCTTCTAAAATCTGCAGGTTATGTAGATAAAGATGGAGATGGATTTGTAGAAGATCCACAAGGGCAGCCATTCAAAATTTCATTTGGTCACTATGCAGGGCCTGCTGCTTTCGAAGGTCGTTCACAAGCGATTATTCAAGCATGGAATGATATTGGTGTGAAAACAGAATTAGCAACAGGTACTTTAATTGAGTTCAACTTATATAATGAAATGAAAAATAATGATGATGCGGCATTAGAGGCATTCTTCGGTTCTTGGAGTACAGGTGCTGACCCTGATCCATCAGGTTTATGGGCTAATGATGCAGAGTGGAATTATGGTCGTTGGGTAGACGCTGAAAACAAAAGACTATTAAAAGAAGGCTTAAGTGAAAAAGCATTCGAGAAAGAATACCGTAAAAATGTTTATGTTGAATGGCAAAAATATTTCAACGAAGAAATGCCAGCTCTTCCGTTATGGGAAAACTTAGATTTATATGGTATCAATAATCGCCTACAGGGTGTGCATATCAACGCTGTTGGTTTCCAAACAGATGTTCACAAATGGCACGTTGCAGAATAA
- a CDS encoding ABC transporter ATP-binding protein, protein MSKTILEVKDLKINFKTYAGLVHAVRGVNFDLKEGETLAIVGESGSGKSVTSNALMKLIPQPPGIYESGQILFNGRDLVPLSDKEMSKVRGNEIAMIFQDPMTSLNPTMKVGRQITEVILQHKKVSKDDAKKRAIELLTQVGIPFPEKRYNQYPHEFSGGMRQRVVIAIALAADPKLLIADEPTTALDVTIQAQILELMKEIQKNSKTSIIFITHDLGVVANVADRVAVMYAGQIVEYGTVNDIFYNPKHPYTWGLLGSMPDLDNDTDELLRTIPGSPPDLLNPPKGDAFAARNEFAMAIDYEQEPPMFQVSETHFAKTWLLHPDAPKIPLPDAVAKRIEGFLAKEGQFND, encoded by the coding sequence ATGAGTAAAACAATTTTAGAAGTAAAAGATTTAAAAATAAACTTTAAAACGTATGCAGGACTTGTTCATGCCGTTCGTGGTGTAAACTTTGACTTAAAAGAGGGTGAAACACTCGCAATTGTTGGTGAATCTGGTTCTGGTAAGAGTGTTACAAGTAACGCTTTAATGAAATTAATTCCACAGCCACCTGGTATTTATGAGTCAGGACAAATTTTATTTAACGGTCGCGATTTAGTTCCTTTAAGCGATAAAGAAATGTCAAAAGTACGCGGAAATGAAATTGCAATGATATTCCAAGATCCTATGACAAGTTTAAACCCAACTATGAAGGTCGGACGTCAAATAACTGAAGTTATTTTACAACATAAAAAAGTATCAAAAGATGATGCTAAAAAACGTGCAATCGAACTGTTAACGCAGGTAGGTATCCCCTTCCCTGAAAAACGTTATAACCAATACCCGCATGAATTTTCAGGCGGTATGCGTCAACGTGTTGTGATTGCCATCGCACTTGCAGCTGATCCAAAGCTTCTAATTGCCGACGAACCAACGACAGCATTAGACGTAACAATTCAAGCACAAATTTTAGAGTTAATGAAAGAAATCCAAAAAAATTCGAAAACATCTATCATTTTCATTACTCACGATTTAGGTGTTGTTGCCAATGTTGCTGACCGGGTAGCAGTTATGTATGCAGGCCAAATCGTCGAATACGGTACTGTTAATGATATTTTCTATAATCCTAAGCATCCATATACATGGGGTCTACTTGGTTCAATGCCAGACTTAGATAACGATACTGATGAGCTATTACGCACGATTCCTGGTTCACCACCAGATCTTCTCAACCCTCCAAAGGGCGATGCGTTTGCTGCTCGTAATGAATTCGCAATGGCCATTGACTATGAACAAGAACCTCCTATGTTCCAAGTGAGTGAAACACATTTTGCTAAGACTTGGTTATTGCATCCTGATGCACCAAAAATTCCACTTCCAGATGCTGTTGCTAAACGTATCGAGGGCTTTTTAGCGAAGGAGGGACAATTCAATGACTAA
- the opp4C gene encoding oligopeptide ABC transporter permease produces MEIVTNQEVSASKTPNKSPSPWVIARRKFVKNKLAMISLIFLIIVIILSFLAPYITTKDIVRIDFMKISQPPSSEHWLGTDTNGRDVFTRMLYAGRSSLTVGLGCMFFIVLIGTTMGSISGYFGGKLDRILMRFTDFVLMFPFLVFVIVLNTILVGKVSGLWTLIFVISILSWGGVARIVRSRILAEKENEYILAAKSIGCKSSNIIMKHLLPNVASTIIVQATLLMAVTIVAESALSFLGFGVPADTPSWGNMLAEARNSDVLRDKIWIWMPPAIAITLVILSINFIGEGLKDAMNPKSRR; encoded by the coding sequence GTGGAGATCGTAACAAATCAAGAAGTTTCAGCATCAAAAACGCCAAATAAAAGCCCCTCTCCATGGGTGATTGCAAGAAGAAAGTTCGTGAAAAATAAATTAGCGATGATTAGTCTTATTTTTTTAATAATCGTTATCATTCTGTCTTTTTTAGCACCCTATATAACGACAAAAGATATTGTCCGAATAGATTTCATGAAAATTAGCCAGCCGCCTTCTAGTGAGCATTGGCTTGGTACAGATACAAATGGACGTGATGTCTTTACACGGATGCTCTATGCCGGAAGGTCCTCATTAACAGTGGGCTTGGGATGTATGTTTTTTATTGTATTGATTGGGACAACTATGGGCTCAATATCAGGATATTTTGGGGGCAAATTAGATCGAATTTTAATGCGTTTTACTGATTTTGTCTTAATGTTCCCATTTTTAGTATTTGTTATCGTTTTAAATACGATTCTTGTAGGGAAAGTTTCAGGTTTATGGACGTTAATTTTTGTCATTTCGATTTTAAGCTGGGGGGGTGTTGCCCGGATTGTACGGAGTCGAATTCTTGCTGAAAAAGAAAATGAATATATTTTAGCTGCAAAATCTATTGGCTGTAAATCATCGAACATTATTATGAAACATTTATTACCAAACGTTGCTTCAACTATTATTGTACAGGCTACCTTATTAATGGCAGTAACGATTGTAGCAGAATCTGCTTTAAGTTTTTTAGGGTTTGGTGTCCCCGCAGATACGCCAAGCTGGGGGAATATGTTAGCTGAAGCTAGGAACTCTGATGTCCTAAGAGATAAAATTTGGATATGGATGCCACCTGCAATCGCTATTACATTAGTGATTTTATCAATAAACTTTATTGGTGAAGGCCTAAAAGATGCTATGAACCCTAAATCGAGAAGGTAA
- a CDS encoding ABC transporter ATP-binding protein, whose product MTKSGAKKILEIKNLKQHFGSPSNPIKAVDGISFDVYEGETLGLVGESGCGKSTTGRSIIRLYDITDGEIIFDGQNVHGKKSKNDLKNFNRQMQMIFQDPYASLNPRMTAGEIISEGFDIHGLYKNKAERREKITQLLEAVGLNKEHANRYAHEFSGGQRQRIGIARALSLDPKFIIADEPISALDVSIQAQVVNLLKQLQKERGLTYLFIAHDLSMVKYISDRIAVMYRGKIMEIGKADDIYNRPVHPYTKSLLSAIPLPDPMSEKRRQRIPYQHTEVDDSATYHEVGEQHYVYGTSDIVKTWIAER is encoded by the coding sequence ATGACTAAATCGGGTGCAAAGAAAATACTTGAAATTAAAAACTTAAAGCAACACTTTGGATCTCCAAGTAACCCTATTAAAGCAGTTGATGGCATAAGCTTCGATGTATATGAAGGCGAAACACTTGGACTTGTTGGTGAATCTGGTTGCGGTAAATCGACGACTGGTCGCTCTATTATTCGTCTATATGATATTACAGATGGCGAAATTATCTTTGACGGTCAAAACGTTCATGGTAAAAAATCTAAAAACGATTTAAAGAATTTCAATCGTCAAATGCAAATGATTTTCCAAGATCCATACGCGTCATTAAATCCACGTATGACAGCCGGTGAAATCATTAGTGAAGGTTTTGATATTCATGGCCTTTACAAAAACAAAGCAGAACGTCGTGAAAAAATTACCCAGCTGCTTGAAGCTGTTGGTTTAAACAAAGAGCACGCTAACCGTTATGCTCACGAATTCTCAGGTGGTCAGCGCCAACGTATTGGAATCGCGCGTGCTCTAAGCTTAGACCCTAAGTTTATCATCGCCGATGAACCAATCTCAGCGCTTGACGTATCCATTCAAGCACAAGTTGTTAACTTATTAAAACAACTACAAAAAGAACGTGGCTTAACTTATCTTTTCATTGCCCATGACTTATCTATGGTAAAATACATCAGCGATCGTATCGCTGTTATGTACCGCGGAAAAATCATGGAAATCGGTAAAGCGGATGATATTTATAATCGTCCCGTGCACCCATATACAAAATCATTATTATCAGCTATTCCACTGCCAGACCCAATGTCTGAAAAACGTCGTCAACGTATTCCTTATCAGCATACAGAAGTAGACGATAGTGCAACGTATCATGAAGTTGGCGAACAACATTACGTTTATGGTACTTCTGACATTGTAAAGACTTGGATTGCCGAAAGATAG
- a CDS encoding ABC transporter ATP-binding protein — translation MTDTTIKLDKEDLLEVKELKTYYPIKGGFLRKTIGNVKAVDNVSFSIKNGETLGLVGESGCGKSTTGRTILRLLDATDGQIIFNGQDITKLRGKSLREIRKDIQMVFQDPYASLNPMQMVGSVVSEPIMNFHNKSLKSLKKEVVELLRKVGLPEDAYYKYAHEFSGGQRQRIGIARALALRPKLIIADEPVSALDVSVQSQVLNLLKELQDEFDLTFLFIAHDLSVVKHMSDRIGVMYLGNIVEIADKEHIYDEPMHPYTQALISAIPIPDPRKKSTRIVLQGDVPSPANPPQGCPFHPRCPQAMAECSLTKPSLKEVKPGHKVACHLY, via the coding sequence ATGACTGATACAACGATCAAACTCGACAAAGAAGATTTATTAGAAGTAAAAGAGTTAAAAACATACTACCCTATAAAAGGTGGATTCCTGAGAAAAACAATAGGCAATGTAAAAGCTGTAGATAATGTTTCTTTTTCAATAAAAAACGGCGAAACATTAGGTTTAGTTGGTGAATCAGGCTGTGGAAAGTCCACGACAGGACGAACAATTTTAAGATTATTAGACGCAACGGATGGACAAATAATCTTTAACGGTCAGGATATCACAAAGTTAAGAGGAAAATCTTTAAGAGAGATAAGAAAAGACATACAAATGGTATTTCAGGATCCGTATGCATCCCTGAATCCAATGCAGATGGTTGGCAGCGTTGTCTCTGAGCCTATTATGAATTTTCATAATAAATCATTAAAATCATTAAAAAAAGAAGTCGTGGAGTTATTAAGGAAAGTAGGTTTACCTGAAGATGCCTATTACAAATACGCACATGAATTTTCAGGAGGTCAGCGTCAAAGGATTGGTATTGCGAGAGCACTAGCACTTAGGCCAAAGCTAATTATTGCAGATGAACCAGTATCAGCTTTGGATGTTTCTGTCCAATCTCAAGTTCTTAATCTATTAAAAGAGTTGCAAGATGAATTTGACTTAACATTTTTATTTATTGCGCATGACTTAAGTGTTGTGAAACATATGAGTGATCGCATCGGCGTTATGTATCTGGGAAATATTGTTGAAATCGCAGACAAAGAACATATTTATGATGAACCAATGCATCCTTATACACAGGCCTTAATATCAGCAATCCCAATACCTGACCCTAGAAAGAAAAGCACGCGTATAGTTTTACAAGGTGATGTGCCGAGTCCTGCTAATCCTCCTCAAGGGTGTCCGTTCCATCCAAGATGTCCACAGGCAATGGCGGAATGTTCATTGACTAAACCATCTTTAAAGGAGGTGAAGCCTGGGCATAAGGTTGCTTGCCACTTATATTAA
- a CDS encoding ABC transporter ATP-binding protein, which produces MSLMLEVKNLKTGFDIEGEIYHAVDDVSFSVKKRQIVGVVGESGCGKSVMSLSIMQLLPNGIGQITGGEIKFQGKNIESHSNNDMNKIRGKDISMIFQEPMTSLNPVFTIGFQIEEILQNHSNITKTEARRKAIELLKDVGIPRPEKIVDEYPHQLSGGMRQRVMIAIAIACHPQLLIADEPTTALDVTVQAQILELLKSIQEKNDMSIILITHDLGVVAEMCDEVIIMYAGKIVEKTSVDNLFYNPQHPYTKLLMASIPRIDEEVAELTTIQGIVPSLKNMPKSGCRFVERCPSAKAECSTVTPQLANIGHEHEVSCLLYEGCYPREGVR; this is translated from the coding sequence ATGAGCTTAATGTTAGAAGTGAAAAACCTTAAAACAGGCTTTGATATAGAGGGAGAAATATATCATGCCGTAGACGATGTTTCTTTTTCAGTAAAAAAACGGCAAATTGTTGGTGTGGTGGGCGAATCAGGTTGTGGAAAAAGTGTGATGTCACTGTCGATTATGCAATTACTGCCCAATGGGATTGGGCAAATTACAGGGGGAGAAATAAAATTTCAAGGGAAAAATATAGAAAGTCATTCTAACAATGACATGAATAAAATTAGAGGCAAAGATATCAGTATGATATTCCAAGAGCCTATGACCTCCTTAAATCCAGTTTTTACAATTGGATTTCAGATTGAAGAGATTTTGCAGAATCATAGTAATATCACAAAGACAGAGGCTAGAAGGAAAGCGATAGAATTATTAAAAGATGTTGGCATTCCAAGACCTGAAAAAATTGTGGATGAATATCCTCATCAATTATCAGGGGGAATGAGACAAAGAGTGATGATTGCCATTGCTATAGCTTGTCATCCACAGCTTTTAATTGCCGATGAGCCTACTACAGCACTAGATGTGACTGTTCAAGCCCAAATTCTAGAATTGCTTAAGAGCATTCAAGAAAAAAATGATATGTCCATCATATTGATTACGCATGATTTAGGTGTAGTTGCAGAAATGTGCGATGAAGTAATCATAATGTATGCAGGTAAAATTGTAGAAAAAACCAGTGTTGATAATTTGTTTTACAATCCACAGCACCCGTATACAAAACTATTAATGGCATCCATTCCTAGAATAGATGAGGAAGTAGCGGAATTGACTACGATTCAAGGCATTGTGCCATCCCTAAAAAATATGCCCAAATCAGGTTGCCGATTTGTTGAAAGATGCCCGTCTGCAAAAGCAGAATGTAGTACGGTAACACCTCAGCTCGCTAATATAGGCCATGAACATGAGGTCTCCTGCTTACTATATGAGGGTTGCTATCCTAGAGAAGGTGTGAGGTAA